In Thermanaerothrix sp., the genomic window ACCACCACGAAAATCACAGCCTTCTTAGCCATGGCCCCTCCTCCTCGATCAAAGAGAGTTGTCAGTAAGGATAACCAGATCCACCCTTCGGTTTAGAGCCCGGTGCTCCGGCGTATCGTTGGGCACCAGGGGCTTGGAAGCTCCGTAACCCACCGCCTGGACGTTCCTGTCCGACAGCCCCACCCGGTTCACCATGTACGACGCCACCGCAGCGGCCCTGGCGGCGGAAAGCCCCCAGTTGTCTCCGTAGGGCCCTCCCTCCAGTGGAGTGTTGTCCGTGTGCCCCTCAAAGGATATGGGGTACCGAACCCCTATCAGCACCTGCCCCACCTTGAAAAGAAGCCTCCTGGCCAATGGGCTCAGCTCGGCGCTCCCGGGGGCGAACAGGAACTGCTCCGAAAGGGACACCGTGACCCCCCTCTGGTTTATCTGCACTATCATCTGATCCTGAAGCCCCTGGTCCTTGGCAAGGGCCTGAAGCTGCTTCGCTATGCCCTCCTTGAACTCCTGGGTCCTCTTCGGCGCGTCCCCCGCGTCCTGACCCACTCGGCCGGCGTAAACCCCCGCCCCCTCCTGGATCGTCTTGCCCCCGGGCAACACCCCTAAAGCCCCCTGGAAGGAGAACATCATCTTCTGGAACTTCTGGACGTCTATGGAGGAAAAGGAGTACAGGAACACGAAGAACGTAAGAAGCAACGTGACCATGTCCCCATAGGTGGCCATGAACAAAGGAGCCCCTGCGGAACCCTCAGGCTGCTTCTTCTTACGCGCCAAAGGACATCACTCCTCCTGTCCCTGTTCCTTCTCCGCCTCCATCTTGGCCCTCAAATCCGGGGGCAAGAAGACCTTCAGCTTCTCCTCCACTATCCTGGGGTTCTCCCCCGCCTGGATCGCCAGTATCCCCTCCACCATCAGCTCCCGCGAGAGGATCTCCTGGCTGGACCGATAGGCCAGCTTCTTCGACGTGGGAATACATATGACGTTGGCTATGAAGGACCCATAGAAGGTGGTTATGAGGGCCGTGGCCATACCGGGGCCCAAAGCGTCAGGATCGTCCAGGTGCCCCAACATGACTATGAGGCCTATCAGGGTCCCCAGCATCCCGAAGGCGGGGGCAAGCTCCGCCATTATGTCGAACATGGCCTTGCCCGCCCCGTGGCGCTCCTCCAAAAGGCCTATCTCGGTGTCCAATATGGACTTCACCAGCTCCGGGTCCGTGCCGTCCACCACCAGCTGGATGGACTTCTTCATGAACGGGTCGTCCAGCTGAGACGCGTCCTCCTCCAACGCCAAAAGGCCCTCCCGCCTGGCCTTCTCGGCGAAGCTCACCAGGGTCTGGATGAGGCCCGGAAGGTCTATGGGATCGTTGAAGAACGCCTTCCGAAGGATCTTTGGAAGCGCCTTGGTCCTCTCCATGGGGTTAGCCATTATGGCGGCCCCCAACGTCCCCCCTCCGGTTATGAGAAGAGACGGGACGTCTATAAACGCCCCAGGATCGCCGCCCGCCAATATTCCCCCTATGACCAGTATCAGGGCCAGAAGAAAACCTATTACAGTTCCAAGATCCACCGGAGCCTCACCTCGACGATTCCCATGATGTTAAAGCCTCTGCCAGCCCCAAACCTCCGCTAAAACTCACCTCGGAAGAGCCCCAAAAACCCTGCGCTTGAACTCCACTACCTTGTCTATTATATCCTCAGGGGTCTCCTTAACCACATACCTCCTGCCGTTCGACATGGTCACCACCGTGTCCGGATTCGCCTCAACGGCCTCTATGAGGTCGCTGTTGAGCACGAACCGACCTCCCCCAAAACGGGTAAGCTCTATCAACGCCTAAGCCACCTACCTCTTAAGGTTTATCAGTTCCTCCAGCACCTGGTCCGATGTGGTTATCACCCGGGCGTTGGCCTGGAAGCCCCTCTGAGCCACTATAAGGTTCACGAACTCCTGAGACAGGTCCACGTTGGACATCTCAAGGTTGCTCCCCATTATGCGGCCAGCCCCTCCTTCCATGGGCTTCACTATCTGGGCTATGCCGGAGTTGGCGGACTCAGAGAACACCGTGGAACCCTCCTTGTTGAGCCCCTGGGGGTTCGCGAAGAGCGCCAGTGCCATCTTATATAGAGGCTGGCGCTGGCCGTTGCTGTAGACCCCCTGCACGGTGCCGTCGGAGCTCACCGCGTAGTCCTGCAACACTCCCATGGGATAACCGTCCTGGTAGTAGGCCTTGGTGGTGAAGGCGGACCCGTACTGGGTAACCCCCTCTATGGCCTCCTTGCCGAAGGACCTGCCGCTGAAGTCAAGCTTCACCGTTGAGTCCTCGGCGCCCAGGGCGGCGAAGTTTATGGTGACGTCAAACTCCGAAACCCCCTCTATCTTCCCCAGGGAGTCGAAGTTGATCACCCCGGTGTTGTTCGTAAGGGTTATGTCCGGCTCATCGGGCAGGAATGCCCTCCACCTCCACTGGTTGTTGTCTATCTTCTCCCAGGACACCTCCAGGGTGTGGG contains:
- a CDS encoding motility protein A; its protein translation is MDLGTVIGFLLALILVIGGILAGGDPGAFIDVPSLLITGGGTLGAAIMANPMERTKALPKILRKAFFNDPIDLPGLIQTLVSFAEKARREGLLALEEDASQLDDPFMKKSIQLVVDGTDPELVKSILDTEIGLLEERHGAGKAMFDIMAELAPAFGMLGTLIGLIVMLGHLDDPDALGPGMATALITTFYGSFIANVICIPTSKKLAYRSSQEILSRELMVEGILAIQAGENPRIVEEKLKVFLPPDLRAKMEAEKEQGQEE
- a CDS encoding flagellar motor protein MotB, coding for MARKKKQPEGSAGAPLFMATYGDMVTLLLTFFVFLYSFSSIDVQKFQKMMFSFQGALGVLPGGKTIQEGAGVYAGRVGQDAGDAPKRTQEFKEGIAKQLQALAKDQGLQDQMIVQINQRGVTVSLSEQFLFAPGSAELSPLARRLLFKVGQVLIGVRYPISFEGHTDNTPLEGGPYGDNWGLSAARAAAVASYMVNRVGLSDRNVQAVGYGASKPLVPNDTPEHRALNRRVDLVILTDNSL
- a CDS encoding flagellar FlbD family protein, producing MIELTRFGGGRFVLNSDLIEAVEANPDTVVTMSNGRRYVVKETPEDIIDKVVEFKRRVFGALPR